ATTCCACCAGCCTGTATTCAGAGGAGTGACCGTAACTCCCCCTTCTCCAAACGTGTGGATTATTTTTCCATCCCCCATATAAATGGCAACATGATGAATAGGAGAATAGAAGAATACAAGGTCTCCAGGCTGAAGCTGATCCCTTGGTACGAACGTTCCGGCAGTGGACTGCTGTCTGGATGAACGGGGAATGGATACCCCATTTTGATTAAAAACAAACTGAGTAAAAGAGGAGCAATCGAAAGCATCGGTTCTTCCGGATTCCGCCCCGAATTTATAAGGTACTCCCTGATATTTCAGACCGGTTGAGATGACTTGATCCCCAGTAGTGGTAGCTGTTGCCGCATAAGCCGTATTAGTGTTATCAATAAATCCTGTCCCTACAGAAAACAAGGCTATACCTAAGCTGACTCCAATACCAAAGTTGCGAAAACGTCTTTTGTTGAAAGTTGTATTCATCTGTTACCTCCAGTGTTGTAGTCTGGGTGATCACCTGAATAAACTCTAACACATTTAAAATTCACATAAATTGTTAAGGGTCGAAATTTTACTGTATCTGTGGGGTCTTCCGCCTTTTATTAAAGTACGATTAGAATTTTCACATCTGTTTCTTATTGACAGGGGCGTGAAACCAGAGTGAGGCCTAAATTGGATTACTTCAACTAGGGCCTGTCTTCAAACCTAAGCCAACCAAACCATAATGGAAGCCAGTGTCAAAAAAGCTCTAAACGTACAGGCTAATTTATCGAACCGGGTAGCTATCCGGCGGTAGTGTTTAATCTTGTTGAAAAAACATTCGATTTCATGACGTTCTTTGTAGAGCCACCAGTCACATTCACGCTGAATCTTACGAGATTTTTTGCTCGGAATCACGGGCTGAGCCTGCTGCTCATGAAGAAAATCGAGAATATCATTGGTGTCATAAGCTCGATCAGCCAACACGTTTGCTCCAGCGAGTTCCATGCATTTCAACATGTCATAACCGGTCACACAATCATGATTTTGGCCGCCGGTGAGTTCAAAACGCAAAGGGTTACCCAGCGCATCTACAATTGCATGGATTTTGGTTGTTAATCCGCCTCTGGAGCGGCCGATTGCCTGAAATTGCTGCCCCCTTTTGCTCCGGCTCCATGTTGATGAACGCGAACAATCGTCGCATCGATCATCACATTTTCGAAGTCGGGTTCAATCGAAATCTGTTCAAGGACTCGCTCCCATACGCCTGACATTTGCCACCGACGAAACCGAGTGTAAACCGATTTCCAGGGACCATAATACTCCGGTAAATCGCGCCAAGGCGCGCCGGTTCTAGCAATCCAGAGCATGGCATTGAGCATGGTCCGGTTATTTTTTGCAGGTCGTCCTCCTTGTTTCTTTCGTTCGGCTGGCAACACGTCTTTGATAAGTTCCCACTGATCGTCATGTATTTCGTATCGTCTCTTCATAACCTGATTTTACCACTTATAATGCTAGTTTTATAGTTTGAAGACAGGCCCTAGGAAAGGGTGTTCGAGTTTATTATTGATTTTGAAATGTTCCGGCAAAACCAATATAAGAATTCATAATTTCCATTAAATTAATCGTGAACTTCGCTTGTCTGAGGTTTCCAGCTGCAATTTGGAAGATCTTGATTTAACTAAAGGGCTGGTGCGTGTAATCTGTAATGAAAACAAAGAGCAATATGTATATTTTAGCGAGGAAGCGCTAGCGGATTTAGGCGGTTATTTGAAGATTCGAGAATCTAAGTAAACATCACATTCAACTCCCAGGTCACTTGCTGCTTCTTCAAGTAAAGTAAGGAATGAGAGTTGGTGACTGAAGACTCTAACTTGTCGGGATAAGATTAGTCGGGCAATCCTTTTAACAGTTGCTTCTTCAAACAGTTGATCTAAGGATGATATTGGGTCATCGAATATGTCTGATTCCAAAAGGCAGGGAGAATCGGTAAACTATTATACCGGAAGACAGGTATACCTATCCAATAAACATATGACGGACAACCAAGAGGGGCCCTTGTTAGGCGCCTCTTTATTGCATCCAATATTTCACTTCATAAAACATCGTTCGTGTAAAACGATTGACACTTCGCGTTTACGTTGAAAAGATTAAACACAAGGTTGTTTAATCTTTTCAATTTTTAATTCAGTCAGAATATTTCATTAATGAATGGTATTAAATTTCATCTTAAATAAATGAGAGAGTCTGTCCAAGTGGGATCAAGTGATTGCGATCAGCCCATAAGATAAAATATTGGTATGAATTCCCTTGAATTACTATAGGATAAGGATATTTAACGATAAGTGCCGCCTGATTTCTCATTTCTGTGGGCTGATCTTCGGAAGGAAATATGAAACAGGCTGCTTGTGAGTGGAGAAGAGTTGGAATGATTTGGGGATTGGATCCATAGGGTTTCAATATATGGAATGCTTCCGACCTGCATACTTCGTGAATTCCCCCCTCTGAGGAGATAGCGGATATCTGAAAAAATCCATCGATTCCTTCGTACCTTTCCTCTGTAACTTTTCTCCAATTGACAGGGTAGAAGAAAGATACCTTGTATTCATGATTCAGATACAATCGTTTTCGATGGGCATCATGTATTGGTGGTGACCAATTCAGAGCTGTGATCCACCTCGCTTCAACAACTTTGATCGGGTTATTAGGGTTTCTTACATCAACGATCCAAATTTGGTTTGCTTGCTCTTGATTTTCACATCCCGATAAGTAAGCGATTCGGTTCCCATCTGGGGACCAACTCACGGGGGTGGAGAAGCAAGATGAGACAGCCAATGTTTTCTGTTGTCCTCCAACTCTACTGTCGGTCTGGATAAGAGAAATATATTGATTTTGCACGATATCGGTGGCGCTGTATGCGATAAGTGAAGAGTCCGGCGACCATTCGGGGAAATAGTTTTTTGCCTGCGGTCCGCCTTCAAGACGGTA
Above is a window of Paenibacillus uliginis N3/975 DNA encoding:
- a CDS encoding IS5 family transposase (programmed frameshift), encoding MKRRYEIHDDQWELIKDVLPAERKKQGGRPAKNNRTMLNAMLWIARTGAPWRDLPEYYGPWKSVYTRFRRWQMSGVWERVLEQISIEPDFENVMIDATIVRVHQHGAGAKGGKQFQAIGRSRGGLTTKIHAIVDALGNPLRFELTGGQNHDCVTGYDMLKCMELAGANVLADRAYDTNDILDFLHEQQAQPVIPSKKSRKIQRECDWWLYKERHEIECFFNKIKHYRRIATRFDKLACTFRAFLTLASIMVWLA
- a CDS encoding TolB family protein, with translation MGLGYREAILFTSNYGGVSYDIWLYQPLTGFTFKLTQDLGEVFSIPYWSPDTQNISFIGKSNIVYVFNLRSRALAQIDQIEPYTLLSWSPDSQNLSYVKNGRIVIYNINSHVSSTIVQEGATDVQWFPSGEALLFAAPDGAGNVQLYKINRDGSNKQQLTQNTEGPLHNVRISPNGQFALYTSPGASISLITTVNLTTGESYRLEGGPQAKNYFPEWSPDSSLIAYSATDIVQNQYISLIQTDSRVGGQQKTLAVSSCFSTPVSWSPDGNRIAYLSGCENQEQANQIWIVDVRNPNNPIKVVEARWITALNWSPPIHDAHRKRLYLNHEYKVSFFYPVNWRKVTEERYEGIDGFFQISAISSEGGIHEVCRSEAFHILKPYGSNPQIIPTLLHSQAACFIFPSEDQPTEMRNQAALIVKYPYPIVIQGNSYQYFILWADRNHLIPLGQTLSFI